The proteins below are encoded in one region of Salmo salar chromosome ssa02, Ssal_v3.1, whole genome shotgun sequence:
- the LOC106596680 gene encoding membrane-spanning 4-domains subfamily A member 4D, whose protein sequence is MKYTFQSDECMVITIPLGSLRDAQEGQLMPENFHCVFKDVYKVFLKGQPKALGAAQLIAGVLVLILGLLLVQHSAIVLIYTMPSVLFVAAGMLTYAAGHSPDMCVAKLSFTLNIVSCFWTVAAVVLCTVDVSHGFYGDHQQVFSGIKWMIVVLLVIELVVAMVVIYWESKAVCRQHFNILPMVTLKQDV, encoded by the exons ATGAAGTACACATTTCAGTCAGATGAGTGCATGGTCATCACTATACCTCTGGGCAGTCTCAGAGATGCTCAGGAGGGCCAGCTGATGCCTGAGAATTTCCACTGTGTCTTCAAAGATGTCTACAAGGTCTTCCTCAAGGGTCAGCCTAAAGCTCTGGGG GCGGCTCAGCTCATTGCTGGAGTCCTTGTCTTGATTCTGGGGCTACTGCTTGTCCAGCACAGCGCAATAGTTCTGATCTACACCATGCCCAGTGTCCTG TTTGTTGCTGCCGGAATGCTGACCTATGCTGCAGGTCATTCTCCAGATATGTGTGTG GCCAAACTGTCATTTACCTTGAACATCGTCAGCTGTTTCTGGACAGTAGCTGCTGTTGTTCTCTGCACTGTCGACGTCTCTCATGGTTTCTACGGGGACCATCAACAG GTATTTTCTGGAATCAAATGGATGATTGTAGTTCTCCTGGTCATTGAACTGGTTGTTGCCATGGTGGTGATCTACTGGGAGAGTAAAGCAGTGTGCAGACAGCACTTCAACATTCTG CCCATGGTCACCCTGAAGCAGGACGTATga